Genomic segment of Panicum virgatum strain AP13 chromosome 9N, P.virgatum_v5, whole genome shotgun sequence:
TCGTGGGCGCCTGCCAGCTGGTGGTCGATACGCCGCTGGCCAAGTGCAACGCCACgctgccggcggccggggcgctGGTGTCCGGCCTGCAGGGCCCGCTGGCAGGGATGCTCAGCGGCGTCTTCAGCCTCGCCCCCGCCGGCTTCTCCTTCCGCATGAACTGATGTGACCACGATGACCTCTAGGAAACCTGATGATGGATTATGCATCTATAAAAGGCTAAAACAAATAAGAATAAGTAAAATCAAACTTTTAAATGCATGCTGGTGGAATGGTGGTCATTGATCAGTATAGATACATTACAAACTCTTAAACTGAAAAATAAAAGTACACCTAGTCACCTACAAGTAGGAGGGAAACGGAATCATCTGCTCAGGCACCCATACTTCTGTTTCTCACGCTTTGTTAGCAATCTTCAAGAACGTTAATAGGAACTTGAGTTCAGTCGATACTTACCCTGTTTCCTGTTTTGAGAGGAATTAAATTCGATAAAACTGAAGATGCGGCCGCATCGCAGTCAacactgatatatcagttttggGTGGGCTAGTTTTACCATATGGATTCGACCCAATGTCTTCAGTCAGGGCCAAGCAGCAGGATAGCACCCATGTTAGAGATCCACGTTAAATGGAACAGCGTTAAGCGGAAAATGATGCATTCttattaaaaaaagagaaaaaaaaactctgcaGTGTGAAGCAGAGTCCGGCAAGAGGAGAAATCTTTGTTCCTTCTAATGTATAAACTTTCTACGGACGCActatcttttttaaaaaaaccttACATGTTTTTTTCTTATTGTTTGTAGAAGTTATGTTTCGAAAACTAATTTTTTATTGAGTAGcctattttatatattttttgtagGAAAAAAGTCATGTCACACAGATTTCTTAATCGTTTACATAGAGGTTACTATACTATCCATTGCATGAAGTCAATCCACTACTAACCTACTGTCCGCTATTTTTTACTCCCTCGGTTCTAACGgttgttttgatttttctaggtTTATGGTTTTTATCACACATCTAGACAGACATACATTATATCTAGGCGCATAGCTAACATTATGGAtgtagaaaagccaaaacgatcTGCATTTTGAGATGGAGGAAGTATTTATAACCTTCGAGGGAGAAAAGTGTAACAATCATTACGAGCGTGACAATCGCTAAATGTTTGATAGTCATATGTTAGTTTTCTACCATAACTATTGGTAATTAATATGTTCGTTGGGAATGGTATTGTTGGCAACTTGCGAAAACTAACATGAAagataaaatatatatatatatatttaaaactATTGATTATCGTTTGATGAAATTGCTAAGGACAACTAAAACTGTTGGCCCTTCATAGAATAATCGTATGGATAGATTAGAACTCATTGCAGTGAATAGAGCATATAATGCACATATATCTCAATTATGGGTCGTTTGGTTTTCAGGAGTATGTTCATTTCTCCTGGTCCCAAACATAATTTTCTTCTTTGGTTTGAGAAATAAGAAAAGTTATTACATTGTGTCAAGAGAAGCTAATTGGTAGGTAACTAATTTTAGTTGGGTGGATCTAAATAGGATCGGTTAATACACAGTTAAAGCCCTTATAACTTGCGAAATATTAACAATAAAGTTAGCTGGACCATCCAGTAAATTCTAGCTAGCCAACTAAATTAATTAGCTTGGTGGATCCAAATACAACCAAAACTAATTTGAATATTGAATGAAGTTGCTCCACCGAAGCTTACTTGATTCCTGGAATCGAACATTTCAAAGACTAGATCGATCAATGGTACACCAACTATTAGCTTGCTGATGACTCCTTGATGCATTGTTCATAACAGCACGTTCTCGAATAGGATTTAACAATAATCTTTCACCATCGTCGACCTGACTTTTCGCCATCTATTCTTTAGGATCTATACATATCTTTAGGATCAAGAGTAGTGCGGAAGGAAGGTGTCAAAGGTTTGAGCATGCCGGAGATACGACAGACGAAATTATTGGCACAAGTGGGagcgcctctctctctctctcaattcTCACGCGAATGAAGAAGAAATTACTCAATGGAACGGTGTTCTAGAGCGTGACCAAACTATTCGCGACATCGGACAGGGACgtcagcctccgccgccgctcccatcTTCTTGGCACTGTACGGCACGTGAACCTGAGGGATTCCCCGGGCACGCCGGCGTCGAGGTGGACGGAGCGGGGGCGTGCCGCCAGTGCATCGCCACGCGCGCTAAGGCCAGTGTCATAGGAGTGTCATGGATATTAAATTTACTAACATGTACCAATAgaatgaggagagagaagagaggagtgtcatgaaatgtgagaggagtgtcatcaccatgacactccaccGGCACAGCTCTCAAGTTTCCAGTCTTGGTAAATGTGTTGATGACACTTCCATTGAGATTGACCTAATAGCTCTGGACGGCCGGACCCCTCACCTACCGGCTGCCGCTAGTAGTAGCACACCACGCCCTCCCTATGATCTCCATGACCACACAACACATTATCATCAAGGCCATGGCCATGCCTGCCCAACTCATCTAATCGACATCGACGCAGAGCTCACTCTCTCGAGCATGCCCCTCGGCCCTCGCCGCCCGTAGTTTGCTCGGGATTTTCTCGGCTGTGCCAATGCAagttggccggccggccggtctcgCTTGCTTGCACGCCCGGCCGACCCGCCCGATCGACGCGGACAGCAGCGTGTGCCGTTCGACCACTGAAAGCACGCGCCCGGCGAAGCTGACCTACAGTGAGCCTGAACctacagctagctagctactcctAGTCCTAGTCTCCTACGGTGAGAGGAACCACgcacgcagcagcagcaacagcagcaacttGTTGGCCTCGCGCGCCTATAAATTGCGGATCCATGCAGCAGCTTGAGCTACACACCTCGGCTGATCAGCGCAGCATCAACAACAGTCTCGAGCTCTCGCTCCGTACACACAGCAGACCGAGAGAGATCGAGGAGCTGGGAGTGTACTAGCAGCGGGCAGCAATAGACAATGGCGCCGAAGACCCTTGTCCTAGCCGCgctgctcctcgtcgccgtcgccgccggccaggtGCCGCGCTGCGCGGGGTTGGGGGCGAGCTCCTCCACCAACGCCAGCGTCGTCATCTCCGGCATGGTGCCATGCTCCACGGGGAGCAAAATcaacgtggcggcggcggcgccgttcccTAGTAAGGCGTACCGATCTCGATCGATCATCCCTTTTCTAGCTCGCGCCGGCCGTGTGACGCACAGATTATCCAGGCCAGCATGCAACGATCTTATACACATTTTCCTTGTTTCTTGGTCCCGGCAGACGCAAACGTGCAGGTCCTGTGCAACGGCAATGCGATGGCTGGCGCGACCGCGACCACGGACATGACCGGGAAGTTCCTCATGAGCTTGCCCGATGCCAGAAAGGAAATGCTCACCGCTATAGTGGCCAACCAGTGCAAACTGGTCGTGAACACCCCGCTGGCCGCCTGCGACGCTTCcttggccggcgccgccgggacGCTGGCGTCGCCGCTGAAGCTCCTGGGCATCAGCACCGGTAGCGACGGCGGCGATCTCGGTGGGATCCTCGGCGGCATCATCGGTGCCATCATCGGGATCATCAATGGCCTCGTTGGCGGCATCATCAACCTCGCCGCCCAGGACTTCACATTCGCCTAGACGACCCCGGCCTCGATCTGCTGGAGCTGCAGGCCTGGCCGTGGCCCTGTCGATCTATCGACGCCGCGAAATAATTATCATAAATCACTAAGCATAAATTAAATCAAATCAATACGTGTAGCAGGCATGATATGTTCAGCTGGCCTGCTTTACTTTGTGTCGCCACAGCATCGATCACATGTTGTGTTATACGCGTACGTGCTATACATTAGCCGCCTACCCGTAAGACGCAAGCATATGCTTCTAAGAAGCACTTATGCATATCCATATTGTGAAACTTTTACTTGTTGCCTCGTCTTGTCCGTGTTCGTGAGAATCAAAACCTGTGTTTTGTTTCTAAGTGATTGTCTCTGTTGCTTGTGCATCGAGATGGCATTGTTGTTGACCTTGATCGGGGAACCCAAATTTGGAATGGTGGTCTATTTCTTTTGTAGTCGGCCTTCTTGTCAGTCTCATTTCCATAAAGAGCTGAGATGCCACGTAAGCAAATATGATGATGTGGCATTGGAGTTACTAATGAATAGAGGTGAAATAAGTTTCATCAACATGAAACTCTCGATGCATACGGTTTCCAACATATTGAAAATCTTCCGCACATATCTATCGAGGGCTATATATAGTTTCTTTTCATCCAACCATGTGCCCGATTAAACTAAACGCTTGCACATCATGCATGAATTACATAATGGGAGCATATCAGGTGGAAACCAGCACACCTGTACAAACCTTCGATCCACACCACAGGACCCCCATCTGATGCCTAGGAATAGAGCCGCGCtcgttttgaagaaaaaaaaacgccCGCCTGCACCCCTGCCCTggagttcattttgcaaaacaaaaaaaaaaaccatcgCCCTCCCGTTCCCCCAGGGGCTACCAACCCTGCTCTGTCGATCTCCTAGCATTGTTGCCCCCGACCAGAGTCGAACTCCGCCGCCCTTGGACTCCCAGGTGCAGCGGCGCCTCACTCTGACTGTCGCGCCCGTGGAACTCAGCTGGATCTGCCGCCTCCAGGTGCAGCGTCGCCTCCCTACAACTACCGCACCCGTGGAGCTCGACCGACCCAAGCCTGTGACGCTCCGCTAGCCTAATTAGGGCACCGTCGGCGCTCCTCTGCCTGTGGTGCTGTGCTCTGCTCGGAGAGGACAACTCAATTTGATGGTGGAGAACAGAATAGTTGCGTGGGAATTGTCGGAACAATTTTTGATGCTGTCCTTAGTATCTCAGTTGCTTCTAAACTGAGATATTAACTCTAGTAAATGGCACAAACTTCATATTATATTGGTTAGTGGTATATGTTGAATCTACCGAAACCACATCACCAAAAATACTATAGTTTTTCCTGCATAAAGCATTTGCCCAAAATACATGAACAAGTCATCCTTGTTCATCCACCATAAAGTCATAAAAGAAGGCATAATTTACTCCCTTCTTTCCTTCTTTTGGGGGCTATATATTTGATTAATAAAATCATAACACACTAAATGATATGTTGTGGcatctatctattatattattaaaggagtgttaaaaAAAGCCACCACATTcctcgagagggtctagaaattcccacgttaatctaaaaaagagaatgatttgcaccgttggattttatgaaaatCTAACGGTCTAAACTAACTCGACAGTCTGTATCAGATATGATtgataaatagctaatttcggaattaagaagaaaaaaataggaTATGACTAAAGAGAGTCCATGCCGAACACAATTAgtaaataaatacataatttcggaattaaaaaataatgaaaattaGAATATGACCAAATAGTCGATAACGAATACAAAGCAATTGATTGGATAAGCACATGACACATGCCGGAGCAGCATGTTCACGGTTCGTTAATGCATGCAGCTTGATCAACTCCATCGCGTTCACGAAAACCCGGCATGTGCCCTATTTGAATATCGAGGATCAGTCATGGTTACCGGCCTGCTGCACAAGTGGAAGGGGCGTGTGCTCTACGGATCATCCacatggtttgcacttgcagaCGATGTGATGCTGCCTCCTCCAGATAGGTTTTAGTTTAGCTCCTCTTCTCCCGTCTGCCTGAAAGGACATGGCAGCATGGGTCCGTGTTTTTTCTTTCAGTTTTGTTGTTCAGGTATGCGAGTACACTGTACAGTGAAATTATCTTTGAGACATTATATTCGGACCTGCTCAATGGTGCATCATTAATTCTTCATGGAGTTAGCGCTGATGATAGTTTCTGAAAATGATATACGCTGTGATATGCATCTTCAAGAAAAAATTTTGTGCTTGCATATGCTGTCATACGTGAAAAGGTATAGATATTTGAATATTTGCAGCATAGGTGCCGATGATGCAACTGCTTGAGCTTTAATTTTGGTGGAGCTGGTTGGTATTTTTATTTGCGGTTGACCTGCATTGTTATGATGAAAGTTTTGCGCATCACACATTTAATCTGTGAGCTTATGAAGTGACAGTGTTGTATATTGTCTTTAAGCTTGCTGAACATGCATAAATGTGGCCGGAGAAATTATCTTACTGGAGACTCTTTTTGAAGCATCCACATGAAGACACTTAATATCCTAGGTGGACATGAAAAAATAGAGGGAATGACAAAACATAGTAATAAATGATTGATGTCTATCAATAAATCTGCTAAACCTCCAAACCGTAGAGTActatattagtaagggtgtgtTAAAAGAAAGTAGCACATTCACCAAAACATAAGAAATTCCCACGAGTATTACATTAGTAAGGGTGTGTTAAAGGGAACTACCACATTCACCAAAACatctaaaaaagagagaaggatTTACAACATTGGATTTTATAGGGGTATAATGATCTAAACAAACTCAAGAGTCCATATTATTAAATACGATTAATAGTAGTTTTAGAATTGAtaaattaagaaaaaattaAGACATGACCAAAGAATTTATGCCGAATACAATTAAGTAAATAGATAAATtagaaattagaaaaaaaatgaaaattagAACTTAATCAAATAGTCCATGTCAATAACAATTAGTAAATAGCTAAATTATTCATTATAAAATAATGAAATTAGCACTAAAAGTTACTATTGGTAAATAGTTAAATACGAAAATTCAAAACATAAAGAAATTAGCAGTTGACCAAAGATTCCATATCTAATAAAAGTAATAAATCGATAAACTTAAACATTATAAAACATAAAAATAGTAACTGATTTGTATAGAACTAAGAAGCAAATTAGGAAGATAAATAGTAAAAAATAGTATAGATAAAATATAAATGATAAATAGCCAAATTTAAGTTCAAACTTTTCATATCAAATTGGTTAATAAATTGGTAAATATATAATCAAAATTATGAAAAGTGATAGTTAATCGCATATGAATTTTGAATAAAAAGTagctaaataaataaatatgtcAGATGTAATTAATAATGTAATATTTtgagaaaataataaaaatagatATTTTGATTTCTATTGAGTTGGGAAACAGAATACATATGTGAATAGCccatttaaatttgtttaagcTACATTTAAAAGTATAGCTTGAAGTCGCAATGCTAATAGAAAAATATACACCACATTGGTGTTTGTTATAATCTAACATTTTAGGTTAAGTTAAAGAGTTCATTGAATATGATTAGTATATACTTTAACATGAAATTAAAACAATAAACTTTTTACTATTCTACATGAATTTGggagaaaataaatataagtacacgtatataacaaataaataaataaattataaaacaaTAAATTAGGAAGCATGTTAACAACCTAAAAGAATATTGGAATAACCATGGAGAAGCACAATCTAATAGCATTAGTTTAAAGGGAACAACTATGAGTAAACGGGAGAAAAAAGTCAAAATGCGTCAGATTCCAAGAGAGTGATGGCGGCAACAGATAATGGTGAGTATAGAGGAGAAGACTGTATCTTGCTAGCTGTAATAAAAACTCTACCCGGGGAGGAAACGGCCCCAccgttttttcattaagaggaagccacACCGGCTTACCCGGGtagagaaaacccccgaaccctggtccatgcccgagagggccaagcctcgcggcgagcacagcgaggggttTTTTTTACCCCAACAGCCAGAAATTCGCTTCTGGTGAGAATCGAACTCAGTACCTGTTGGGGCGCGACGCTACCGGACCGGGCTAGCTACCGGACCGGGCTAGCCAACTGGCCGCCCGGCCTTTCGCTTGCTAGCTGTAATAGAAAATTGTATATTCCGTATGTGATACGTGATGGGAAAATAAATGCAGTAGCTTTAAGATAATATGGGTTCATATATATGCATGAAATTTAATAAAATTAGAGATGAGAGAATGAAGAAAAcaactagctacccgcgctatttgcgcgggtCACCTTGCTTGTAGTTATTCTTAGAGGAACAACGCACGCCTTCCACGCGCATGCTTCAATTTGTCAGAGTACGGACCGCGCCCGCAGCCTCAGGCTGTACGCTGTGCAGATGATGCCCGGGGTGCACCGCCGGGGATGACGATGGGCAGCAGCTTGCGATGCGTGCTGAGCGTGGACCATCTGGCCGGAACGGACGAATGGTCAGCCCgcatgcgcgcgcgcgcggcgcgggcgagcgcTTTGGCGGGTTGCGGACGCGAGAGAGACGAGCGAGAGCGACGGGTCGGGCCTCCGGCGACACGGGATGGGCGCGGCAACTTAGATCGTTGTGCATGGGATGGGATCGTGCC
This window contains:
- the LOC120693247 gene encoding uncharacterized protein LOC120693247, which gives rise to MAPKTLVLAALLLVAVAAGQVPRCAGLGASSSTNASVVISGMVPCSTGSKINVAAAAPFPNANVQVLCNGNAMAGATATTDMTGKFLMSLPDARKEMLTAIVANQCKLVVNTPLAACDASLAGAAGTLASPLKLLGISTGSDGGDLGGILGGIIGAIIGIINGLVGGIINLAAQDFTFA